The Engystomops pustulosus chromosome 4, aEngPut4.maternal, whole genome shotgun sequence genome contains a region encoding:
- the LOC140128450 gene encoding uncharacterized protein, which yields MAYNPTDDLLLDWVVLRFLRRCSAMREEERRSTRRFWVHPIVAERPRRGHFMNLYADLRQHPDKFHNYIRMTVTSFDRLLADLRSGLRFQDTNMRRSVTPEERLIVTLRFLATGNSFASLHYEFLLGVSTISMIVRTTCKVIWERLRAAVMPVPTAEDWIRISDGFLDSAQFPNCIGALDGKHIRVKKPAHSGSQFFNYKQYFSVVLLALADSDYKFIIVDIGAYGSSADAAVFRASRMGERLRSNQLTLPEPRCLPGSTGPPAPFVIVADEGFGLSRHVLRPFPRRGLDERRRIFNYRLTRARRYVECAFGILCSKWRVLHSSIQMDPDNVKKVVQACVILHNFVRIHDGASDGDLEGQHPTASIPLDNTLQGRPGVAGLFVREQFASYFVSSEGVVPWQMDAISGR from the exons ATGGCATACAATCCCACAGACGATCTGCTCCTGGACTGGGTTGTTCTGCGCTTTCTCCGAAGGTGTTCTGCAATGCGTGAGGAGGAGCGGCGCTCGACTAGGCGAttttgggttcatcccattgttGCCGAGCGGCCTAGGAGGGGTCACTTCATGAACTTGTACGCTGACCTGCGCCAGCATCCGGACAAGTTTCACAACTACATTCGGATGACTGTGACTTCATTTGATCGTCTTTTGGCGGACCTGCGATCGGGGCTCCGGTTTCAGGATACCAACATGAGGCGGTCTGTGACACCAGAGGAACGGCTCATTGTGACACTGCG gtttcttgccactgggaacTCGTTTGCTTCGCTGCATTATGAGTTCCTGCTGGGCGTTTCCACCATTTCGATGATCGTGAGAACGACCTGCAAAGTGATATGGGAGCGACTGAGAGCTGCGGTGATGCCTGTGCCCactgctgaagactggatccggatttctgatggtttcctggactcagcacagtttccaaattgcatcggggcgctggatgggaaacacataCGTGTGAAGAAGCCAgctcactcagggtcccaattcttcaattataaacaatatttttctgtggttttgttggctttggctgacagtgactacaagtttataattgttgatattggggcctatggaagctctgcggatgcagcggtcttcagggcttccagaatgggtgaacgaCTTCGCTCCAACCAGCTGACCCTGCCCGAGCCGAGATGTCTACCTGGATCTACtggacctcctgcaccatttgttATCGTCGCTGATGAAGGCTTTGGACTTTCCCGTCATGTGCTGCGGCCATTCCCACGGCGTGGTTTGGATGAACGGAGGCGCATTTTCAACTATCGGCTCACCCGGGCAAGACGGTATGTGGAGTGTGCCTTCGGGATTCTTTGCAGCAAGTGGCGGGTTCTACATAGCTCTATTCAGATGGACCCGGACAACGTTAAGAAGGTAGTGCAAGCCTGCGTTATTCTTCACAACTTCGTTCGGATCCACGATGGTGCTTCAGATGGTGACCTggagggacaacatccaacagcgtctatccccctggacaacactctccaaggacgacccGGAGTGGCTGGACTGTTTGTTCGTGAGCAGTTTGCCTCCTACTTTGTTTCTTCGGAGGGTGTtgttccctggcagatggatgctattagtggacgttga